The Desulfovibrio sp. JC010 genome includes the window GGATGGACCATAATTGGCCTGCGAAAATCAACTGGACCATGACCATGCTCGGAGCCGGGCTGGCTGTAGGCTGTCTCTTCGCCGGAATATGGATGAACCGCGAGAAGAACAAGATCATCAGGGAACGAGAGGAATGGGAGCAGCAGGATTTGAAATCTAAGGACTTAGAAACGAAGGAACCAGAGTTGAAGGATAAAAACGATGATCATCAGTAATTATATAATAACCATTGCCGCTTTCGGTATCGGCCTGCTGCTCTCGGCAGTACATTTCGGCGGGCTGTGGCTGACAGTGCGTATTCTGCCCCGTTGCGAAAGGCCGAGGCTCTTTTTCTGGTCCAGTTATCTGGGACGTTACGGGATCACTCTATGGGGGTTCGCACAGGTTATGAGCTACGGTCCGTTACCGTTTGTGTCGGCGTTTCTCGGCTTTTATTTGCTCAGGACTTACGCATTGGCAAACCATTGCGGCATGGGCGTGCTGGAATTTGTGAAGGTAAAGAGGTCTGAATGGAAATAAGCCCGGACCATATCGTTTATTTCAGCTTCGGTTTTTTCAAGCTGAATGCCACCATTGTTTACACATGGCTGGTTATGGTTCTGCTTGCGGGATTTTCCTGGCTGGTGACCCGCCGGGTTACATCGTCCGCGCAAATTTCAGATCAGCAGAATTTGCTGGAAGTACTGGTGGGCGGGCTGCTTGTTCAGATCAAAGACGCTACCAATCAGCAGCCTGAAAAGTTCCTGCCGCTGCTCGGAAGTCTGTTCATTTTCATTTTAGTTTCCAATCTGCTTTCCGTAGTGCCGGGATTCAAGCCGCCCACGGGATCGCTTTCCACCACCACAGCCTTCAGTCTGATCGTATTTTTCGCGGTTCCTTATTACGGCATCAAGCAGAACGGTCTGCTCAATTATCTCAAAAGTTACGTGCAGCCTTCGCCGTTTATGCTGCCGTTTAATATAATCGGTGAGGTCAGCCGTACTTTTGCGCTGGCAGTGCGTTTGTTCGGAAATATTCTCAGCGGAACCATGATGGGGGCGATATTACTGGTGATCATGCCGCTCTTCGTTCCCGTAATCATGCAGATGCTGGGGCTGCTTATCGGAGTTGTGCAGGCTTATATTTTTACCGTGCTCGCGGCGGTATTTATTGCTGCGGGTCTGGAAGTGCATGGGTAAGCCTCCGGCGGCCCTGCCGGGGGCCTTAAACCCTTTTTATTGCGCCCCTTCCTGGGGCTTACCCCTTCGGGGCGGTGCCTTTCTGGCACCGGGCAAATCCGCTTTCCTGCGGATTTGTGTCAAAAGGGTTTAAGAATCCCAAAACCTTTTATTAAGGCTTCGCCTAATTGAATTAAATAAAGGGGGTTCTCAATGGAAACTCTTGGTTGGATTGCATTCGGGTCGATAATTGCGGCCGGTCTTTGCATGGGTATCGGAGCCATTGGTCCGGCGATTGGTGAAGGGATGGCTCTTTCGCGGGCACTCAGTTCCATTGCCCAGCAGCCGGATGAGACCAATACTATTGTGAAATTCCTGTTTGTGGGTATGGCTATGGTCGAATCCACGGCTATTTATTGCTTTGTGTTGGCCATGATTCTGCTTTTTGCCAATCCGTTCTGGTCCTATTTTATTGAAAAGGCCGGAGGCTGATAATGCTGCTGGACTGGTTCACGATCATTGCTCAGATCGTGAATTTCTTCGTGCTTATCGCGCTGCTCAGGATGTTTCTGTACAGGCCCATTGTTACGGCTATGCAGGAACGCAAGGAGCGTGTTGCGCAGGAAACGCGGGCATTGCGTGAGGCGCGAGATAAAGCGGAAATTATTAATGTCGAGCTTCGCCGTAAGCGCGAGGAGCTTGAGAACCGCGAATCTGAAGTCATGGCCGAAATTCATGCCGAGGCCGAACGATGGCGCAATCAGGCTATGGAATCCGCTCGTGGTGAGATAGAAACCATGCGCAGGGAATGGCTGGCCGCGCTGGAGCGGGAAAAGGAAAGCGTTGCACTTAACCTGCGCAAAAAGCTTACCCACGAAGTTTCCGCCACAGCCGCACGCATTGTGCAGGACCTTTCCGGCAGTGATCTGGAGCAGCTGATTCTGAGCGGATTCATGCAGCGGATAGATGCAGAGGCACGGGATGTTGATTGCGGTAATTCTGAAATTCTGATCCGTACAGGGTTTGAACATACTGATTTACAAGAACAAAAACTTAAACAATTACTTGAGGAATTGTTCCCGGTTCAAAATGAACGGATATTTTCAAACGATCCAAGATTGGGCCTCGGTATTGAGCTAATTGCCGGAGATCGCAAGTGGGAATGGAATTTAAGTTCATATGTAACAGAGCTTGAGAGTAAAATTTTAACAGAAATAAATAGCTAAATTTGCCGCACACTCTTTCAGACGAAGCGGCGAAGCCTTAATAAAAAGTTTTGGGATTCTTAAACCCTTTTTCAAAAGGGTTTAAGCCCTCGGAGAGCCGCCGGAGGCAAAATGTCTTTTCTTGAAAAGAACATAAATCAGGCCTTGAATGCTCATGAGAAGGGCCGTGAGAACATGGATTATTCTCCTGATTCACGTGAAGTAGGTCGGGTGATTTCCGTGGCCCGCGGTGTTGCGCAGGTGCAGGGTCTTGGTTCAGTGCGTTCGGAAGAGTTGATTACGCTTGGCAACGATGTTCCGGGCATGGCTCTGGATTTGCTGCCGGATTCCATCGGCGTGGCCCTGCTGGGCGCGAACACGGGCCTTAAAGCCGGGGATGAAGCTGTTCCTTCCGGCACGGTGCTGAGCGTCCCGGTGGGGGATTCCTTGATCGGGCGTGTTGTAGATCCGCTGGGCAATCCGCTGGACGGCGGTCCGCAACCGGAAACACTCGAGACCCGTGCGGTAGAATCAGAAGCCCCGCCAATCCTGATGCGTGCCCCGGTTGATACGCCCATGGCCAGCGGCATCAAGGTGATTGATACGTTGATTCCCATCGGGCGCGGCCAGCGGGAACTTATACTTGGCGACCGCCAGACCGGGAAAACCGCCGTGGCTCTTGATATTATCCTGAATCAGAAAAAGGGTGACGTGGTCTGCGTGTATTGCGCCATCGGGCAGCGCAGTACTTCGGTGGCACGGGTGATTGATACCCTGCGCAACCACGGGGCCATGGATTACAGTTTCGTTGTGGTTGTTGAGGGCGATGCTCCTTCGGGCATGCAGTATATTGCCCCTTATGCGGCAACGAGCATGGCTGAATATTTCATGGAGCAGGGTAAGGATGTGCTTATCGTGTATGACGACTTGACCCGCCACGCACAAGCATATCGCCAGCTCAGTCTGCTAATGCGCCGTCCTCCGGGGCGTGAGGCTTTTCCGGGGGATATTTTCTATATCCATTCAAGGCTGCTGGAGCGTTCCACAAGGCTTAAGCCGGAACACGGAGGCGGTACGCTTACCGCGCTGCCCATCGTGGAAACCGAGGCCCAGAATATCTCGGCCTATATTCCTACGAACCTTATTTCCATCACCGACGGGCAGATTTATCTTTCCCCGGTGCTTTTCCAGAAAGGCATGCTCCCGGCAATCGATGTGGGCAAGTCGGTTTCACGAGTAGGCGGACGGGCCCAGCCCAAGGCCTACCGTAAGGTTTCCGGTGACCTGCGCCTGACCTATTCCCAGTTTCAGGAGCTGGAAGCATTCGCAAGGTTCGGCACAAGGCTTGATCAGGATACCAGAAATCGTATTGAACACGGGATGCGGGTGCGAGAACTGCTCAAGCAGGACCGCTTCTCGCCGCTCAGTGCTGCAGAGCAGGTGGTCATTCTTTGGACCGTATCGCTTGGGTTGTTGGATGATGTCCCGCTGGAGAGTATCGGAGAAGTTCAGCAGTATTTGCTGGCCCGAATGCAGGAGAGTTTTGAAGCAATGGATCGTCTGGCGCAGGCCGAACCCAAGGATGAAATCTGGGCCGAGCTTGAAAAAGCGGTCACCCAGCATATGCAGAAGTGGAGGGAGGCCAATGCAGCAGCTTGAAACGGTCCGCAAAAAGATCGCAACCTCGGGCGATCTGCTTTCGGTGGTCAAGACCATGAAGGCCCTTGCTGCGGTCAACATCCGCCATTTTGAGAATGCCGCCAAGGGAGTGGGCGAGTACGGAGAGGTCATCGAACAGGGCTGGACTGTGTTTTTCCGCAATGCCGGAATTCTCCCCCATGGCCCGAGAGATGGAATTGCTGTGGTGCTGGCAATCGGTTCCGATCAGGGCATGTGCGGGCAGTTTAATGAGCTGGCACGGGCGCAGACTGTTGCGGTGGTGGAAGAACTTCGTGAGGAAGGGCAGAACGTGATCTGCTGGACCTGCGGAGAGCGGGTGCGTGGTGCTCTTGAGGATTCGGGAATCGAGGTGGATTTGAATTTTCGGGTTCCGGGCAGCCTGCGCGGAGTGGACAGCATTGTAGATGATATTGAGCAGCACCTTGAAGAGTGGCGTAACAAGCGCGGGATGAATCATTTCAGCATAGTGAATAACCTGCACGTCAGCGATGGCGACAAAGTCGCTGCCCGTCATATTTTACCGCTCCATAAGCGTAGCGGAAGCACGAAATGGAATGGGAAATCCCTGCCCATGACCAACGTTCCGGTTCAAGATTTATTCTCAAGTTTATTCAGGGAATATCTATACATCTCCGTATACGGCGGAATTGTTCAATCTTTAGCCGCCGAGAACAGTTCCCGCCTCGCCGCCATGCAGGTTGCCGAGAAAAACATCATCGAGCATGTCGAGGTCCTTGAATCAGAATATCGTACCACCCGGCAGGGATCGATTACCGGTGAGTTGCTGGATATTGTTGSGGGGGTGGAGGCTGTTGCGGGGGTGGAGGCTGTTGTTGGGGGGGAGTGATGGTTGTAATCGTTATGTATTCATTGTAGATAAGTTCTAGTTAAGTCCTAAAGAATAATTCATACCTTCGACCAAAGTCACTCAGGTTTAAAAAATGATAACGAAGATTCAGCTCATTAATTGGAAGAGTTTTGCTGATGCGACTCTTTACATTGATCCACTCACAGTCTTGATTGGTGCCAATTCAAGCGGCAAGTCTAATGTTTTGGATGCGCTTGAGTTTATTCGGCGTATTGCTTCGGGGGTTGGGGTTGATGCTGCTTTGGCTGGAGTACGGGGGCTTCCTCCCATTAGAGGAGGAAGGACGCGTGCAGCGTTTTTTGGGAAAATGCAATTTACTATTCGGGTTAGTTTTTTAATTGATGATTCTGATTATGAATATTCTGTGTCAGTTGACATAGAGAGCGGATCTAGAATTATTTCTGAATATCTTGTTTGTAAGACTGATAACGTAAATATTTTTAATCTTGCTTCAAATGATGATTTTGGTCGTACATACGATACTTACGGTGTTGAAGGGATTATTGGTGGACATGTTCTTCCTGCAATATATGCATTAGCCCCAATTGATAATACTTTTGGTAAATATTTGGACCATGTTAAGGTAATTAAGAAAGAATTGGTGGAGTTGTTTCCTTTTAAGCCAGTTCCAGAGGTTATGCGGGAAGCGACAGAGCTTTCAGAGTATTTGTCTTATAATGGGTTTAATGTTGCTGGATTTTTAGCCAATCGTGCAGATAAGACAGAAGTTGAAAAAAATATTTTACGTTTTTTAACGGAACTTCCAGAAGGAGAAATAAGAAGAGTTTGGGCGCAGACTGTAGGTTTAACCAAAAGTAAAGCTGATTTGTACTGTACTGAGTTATGGGGAAAGAATGATTCTGAAACTCTTGTTGATGCTAACAGCATGTCTGACGGAACCCTGCGTTTCATCGCAATTCTGGTTGCGGTCCTGACAATGGAACCGGGAAGTCTGATTGCAATTGAAGAATTAGATAACGGTCTACATCCATCCCGTGCAGAACTTCTTCTCAGGGGCTTAAAAGAACTTGGTGCAGAGCGCGGTGTAGATGTTCTCGCGGTGACCCATAACCCTGCTTTGCTTAATGCTCTCGGCCCTGAAGGGATTCCTTTTGTTTCCGTCGTGCATAGGGATGCAAGCGGGAACAGTCAGATAACTTTGCTGGAAGATATTGAGAAGCTTCCTAAATTGATGGCGAGCGGGCCGCTTGGGGATCTGGTTACGCAGGGTAGGATTCAAAAAGCACTGCATGATGGGGAAGATTAGAATGCCCCAGAAAGTTCTTATTGTTGATACTTCGATTTTGTGCGTCTATTTGCAGGTTCCCGGTAAAACAACATGTGGCCCCAAAGATGACAATTGGGATTACAGACGTGTTGATCAGAAATTTTTAGATGAAGAGAAAGCGGGAACGCTATTTGTCCTTCCCATGGCTACTTTGATTGAATGTGGGAACCATGTTGCTCAGGTTAAGACCGGAAATTGCTATGATTTTGCTATGGCTCTTTCGACAGTGATTGAGAAAGCTGCAAATGAGAAGTCTCCTTGGGCAGCGTTTACAGATCAGAGTTCATTGTGGAGTAGCGAACAGCTTTTAAAGCTTGTGAAGGATTGGCCTGAGCATTGTTCTTCTTTAAGTATTGGCGATTTTACGATTAAAGATGTTGCCGATTATTATGCAAAGATGGGTAGTTCTGTTGAGTTGCTGACAGGTGATCAAGGACTTAAAGCATATGAACCAGCCAAGCCTGTTTTAAAGCCCCGTAGACGAAAATAAATTTTCATTATTCATTTTCAATTCCAAAACACCCAAACCCCTCCCCCGCCTGCATCGCAAGCGGGGGAGGGGTTTGGGTGGGACATATTATTTACATACTTGACCAAGTGCAATAGTTGCACTATCTTTAAGTCAGGAGAGAATGAATGAGTCCAACCATCCATAGAATTAACAAGATCAAAATCAGCTTAAACGAAAACGACCATAATCCTCCTCATGTTCATGTTGTCTCTCCTGATTTTATCGTTTTGATAAACATTCGAACTTGTGAAGTTTTTAAGGGGCAGGCGCGGCCTGCTCAGATTAATGAAGCTCTTACTTGGGTTAAAGAAAATCAGGAATGGCTTCTTCAGGAATGGGAGAAAAGGGGGAAATAATTATGCCTGATAGAATTTTTAGAGTTATCGCAATTGAAAAGGGCGAAGTTCCTTATACCTTGTTTGTCACTTGGGAAGACAATGTGCAGGCATTGGTTGATGTTCACGAATATATAGACCGCTATCAGACCTATGCGTGTTTGCGTGATAGTGGTTGGAATGAATATGATCCGCAGGTTGGTGAATACGGCGGAACTGTTGATTGGATTGCTGATGAAGTTGATATGACCTCAGACACTTTGCGGATGCTCTGGATGTTTCAGACTGAGCAGGCAATGCATCCCAAAGATTTTGCTGCATGGATGGAAGGTCATGGTTTCTCACTTGATTCGGCTGCCAAGGCTTTAGGGATCAGCAGGCGTATGGTTGCCTACTATAAGAGTGGGGAGCGTACTATTCCACGGTATATCCTTTTGGCTTGTCGGGGGTATGATGTCCGGCCTGTCGCAGCTTAGAATTTAAAGATTATAACAAAAGCAAAACCTCCCCCGCCTGCATCGCAAGCGGGGGAGGTTCTATTTAGGAAGGTGGCTGTGTTGTCTGTAGGAAGATGGGTTAGTTAGTCTGGGTCGCTGCGTTGGGGCGAACATACTTCACGAAGAAGGCACCGAACGCTGCGATTGCTGCTGCGGCACCGATCATGATGGAGATGTTCATGTCTAGTCCGAAACCGATCTTGGCCTGGCAGATGAATGTGGCGACAACTGCGGTCATGAAGGTTGCGGGGATGGATGCGATCCAGTGCAGTTTTGCGCGCTGGGCGAGGAATACTGCGGAGGTCCAGAGAACCAGCATGGACAGGCACTGGTTGGAGAATCCGAAGTATCTCCAGATTGCGGAGAAGTTCTGGGTGGAGATTACGTAACCCAGTGCGAACAGGGGTACTGCGATGAGCAGACGCTTGAGTGCGGGGCCCTGATCCATTTTGAAGGTTTCCGCTACTATGAGGCGGGTAGAGCGGAAAGCGGTATCGCCACTGGTGATGGGCAGAATTACTACCGCGATGATGGCGAAGATGCCGCCTACGGGGCCGAGCAGGGAGTTTGCAACTTCAGATACTACTGCGGAAGGGGAACCGGCAGCGATAACTGCGTTCAGTGCTTCGGGAGACTCGTAGAAGGAGAGGCCCAGTGCACACCAGATCAGGCCGATGATACCTTCGATGATCATTGCGCCGTAGAATACGGGGCGGCCTTCGGTTTCATTCTTTACACAGCGGGCCATGAGCGGAGACTGGGTAGCGTGGAAGCCGCTGATTGCGCCGCAGGACAGGGTGATGAAGAGCAGGGGCCAGATGGGTTTATCACCGGGATGGGTGTTAACTGCGAAATCAAGGTTGGGCAGCATGGTATGGCCGCTGAACATGAGTGCGATGGCGAGGGCTACGGTCATAACCAGCAGCAGTGCGCCGAATACGGGGTAGAGTCTGCCGATGAGTTTATCGATGGGCAGGATGGTAGCGAGGAAGTAGTAACCGAAGATGCAGGCTACGAGGATTCCGGTCTCTACTCCGGTCAGTCCGGTGAGCAGCTTTGCGGGGGCGAGTACAAATACAACACCGACCAGCATGAGCAGTACGAAAGCGAAGACACGCATTACCTGACGTGCGGTCATGCCGAGGTATTCACCGACCAGCTCGGGAACGGATGCGCCGTTGTTGCGGATGGAAAGCATGCCGCTGAAATAGTCATGAACTGCGCCGCCGAAGATGCAGCCGATAACGATCCAGATAAGTGCAACGGGACCGTACAGAGCACCGAGGATGGGTCCGAAGATGGGTCCGATACCGGCGATATCCAGAACCTGAATGAACATGAGCTTCCACATGGGCATGGGCATGTAGTCCACATCATCACGCATGGCGTATGCGGGAGTGGTGCGGTTCGGATCCGGGGTGAACACGTTGTCCACAAATTTACCGTAAATAAGATAGCCGACAATCAGGGATGCCACACAGGCAAAGAAAAATAGCATAAAAAGTTCCTCCGTCCTTTTTGCGAATAAAAATGGTGAGCTTCTTCTGCATGAAGGAGTCGGATAATTCTATGCTTTGTGTTTGAAATGCCGTTTTCGGTGTTTGAAATGACTTATGAGGGAGAATATGGGGTTGTTGTAATCTGCGTAGTGCCGCGGCTGCATGTGGATATTTTCTTGAAAATTGACAGTTCAAGTAAATGAAAATAGTCTTTTATGAAATTCTTAAGTGCTGCGTTCAGGACGCAGTTCCCTATTCAATGTTGAGGTAGTTCATGCGCCCTGATAAGAAAAAAGCCCTATTCGTTGCCCGCAAGATTTTTACAGAACTGGTTTTTGATACCCAGAAACTGGAAGGGATGCCTTTTACCTTTCCGGAGGTTCAGACCTTTATTCAGGGAATTACTGTGGGCGGCCATAAAATTTCAGATGCTGAAAAGCTTAGGCAGCAGGTACTTGGCTGGGAAGCATTGCTCGGTCTGGCTGAATCGGGCAAGTTTGAGTTGAGTAAAAATATCGCGTGTGAACTTCAAGCCGTGATTGCAAAAGATGAAGCCTTGGAAATCGGACGATTCAGGTCCGGGAAGGTGGGGATTGCCGGAACTGATTATTGTCCACCCAAGCCGGAAGAACTAGACGGTGTATTTCAAAAGGTGATGGAAACCGTAGCGGCTGAAGAATCAATTCCGGTTCAGGGATATCTTTTGCATTTGCTTTTTGCCCGCAGCCAGTTTTTTTATGATGGTAATAAGCGTACGGGCCTGCTGATGATGAACGGGCATCTTTTATCGAACGGTTATCCTCCCATGTCCATACCTGCTAAGTTTCTGGCAGAGTACAACACTGGAATGATAGAGTTTTATGAAAGCGGTGATCCCGCAGATATGCTTGTTTTTATTAAAAGGTGTCATGAAAAGCTGGCAGCGAAATTTGAATTTTAGGTTTGTAAATAATATCCAGCATTAATAAAGCCTGACGCGACCAAAATCACGTCAGGCTTTTTCATTAAATCTTTTTGCAGATTTTATTTAACCAGATCCCGCGCAAACTCTACAGCTTTTTGTTTTGCTTCATCCCCGAGGGCTTCGGGGTTCTTACAGCCGCCGAGGAACAGGGTTGCGGTGTGTTTGGTCATGTGCGGTTTCTGCATTCTGGAAAGTCCGGTGAAGGTTTCTTCGGCATTGTTTTCCATGGGGCCGCCGCCGGTGATCAGAATACCGTGCCGCTGGCCTTTGATCAGGGAATCGTGGGTCGGCATGTGGTAATCGACGTACAGGCTGTAGGTTCTGTCGATTACGGCCTTGAGCTGTGCGGAAACTCCCCAGAAGTAGAGCGGGGAAGCGAAGACAACCGCATCGGCCTGAACCATCTGCTCCAGAATCGCCGGGATGTCATCCTTAAGCACGCAGCCGATTTCTTCCGGCTTTTCCTTGCATTTCATACAGGCCATACAGCCTTTCAACTCTTTGTCGTTGAGGTAAACAGACTCAGCTTCGTGACCCATTGCTTTGAGCTCGGCTTCAACCCATTCGATCATTTTTGCGGTATGACCCTTCTTTCTGGCACTGCCCTGAAGGCATAAAACTTTCATTCTCTGCTCCTGATTTGTTGGTTCGCGTAGCGATTGTATGAATTTAATTTTTGGAATTGTGCGTTGCCTGCGTGGACGGCAGGCGGAAATATTGTCGGGAAAAGCTAATCAAGATCGACAGGAAGTGCAACGGCCAAAAGTATGATTTCGTAACGGGATGCTTAAGTTTTTAACTCTTCAACTACTTCATTAACCGCACGGTTGAAAAGCTTCATGACCTGTCCTTCGGTCTGGGGGCGGCCTTTTTTGAAGATGAAAATGGGTACGGCTTTATTTTTCTTTTCGGAGTAAAAATAGAAGAGACGTAAGCCCTTGCGGGGGGAGATACGCAGGATGCGGATGGAAACCCGGATTTTGCGCAGGGCTATTTTATTCTGGCCCCGGTAGACAACACCGCGTGCAGGTCGTTTTATGATTTTCTTTTTGGCGCGTTTGATGTCTCTTTGGGCCTGTGGATATTTTTTGAGCAGACTTTTTTCGTAGCGCAGATAGGCGTCTGTTTCTTGAAGCATGGTCATGCTAGAGCACCTCCTCAAGTTCGCAGAGGGAATGCTGGATATCGGGGTCCGAGGCAATGGAAAGATCAAGCACAAGGTCATTCCAGTCCATTAGCGGGCCGGTGAGTCTGCGGCCTGCCCAGCGCGCAAAGGGTGAGGGTAGAGTAAGCAGTCGCAGATGGGATTCTGTAAGCTGTTCTTTAAGCTGAACGGCTTTATCAAGAACTGCCGCGCAGTCGTCCCCGGCATTGATGTGGCATGATGCTTCCTGCCAGTCTTTGGAAAAATTGCGGATGACTATCCTACTGAGGCTTTTGATTACGAAAAGGGTCCTGATGGTGCTGTACAGCTTGATGCCCGTGGTGGATTTTGCATGCACTGTTTCGTGCAGGGTCTGGATTCGTTTGGCAAAGGAATCGAATATGCGGGTATTGCAGGAACATTTGTTCATAATTGCGGCCTTGCTTGTTGGATTTACGGAACTTAATTTAAAGTAGCCGGGGATTTTAATCAAGTTGGTCATGAAATTTAAAGCCGCCGATTTTGGTTCGCTTTTATATAACCAGCCAAAATTTAAGTTTAATCCCAAATAACTGAAAAAAGTTCTTGCCAAGCGTGGATGATTTAGCTAAATACATTTCTCCCAAGCGGAGAG containing:
- a CDS encoding carbon starvation protein A, whose amino-acid sequence is MLFFFACVASLIVGYLIYGKFVDNVFTPDPNRTTPAYAMRDDVDYMPMPMWKLMFIQVLDIAGIGPIFGPILGALYGPVALIWIVIGCIFGGAVHDYFSGMLSIRNNGASVPELVGEYLGMTARQVMRVFAFVLLMLVGVVFVLAPAKLLTGLTGVETGILVACIFGYYFLATILPIDKLIGRLYPVFGALLLVMTVALAIALMFSGHTMLPNLDFAVNTHPGDKPIWPLLFITLSCGAISGFHATQSPLMARCVKNETEGRPVFYGAMIIEGIIGLIWCALGLSFYESPEALNAVIAAGSPSAVVSEVANSLLGPVGGIFAIIAVVILPITSGDTAFRSTRLIVAETFKMDQGPALKRLLIAVPLFALGYVISTQNFSAIWRYFGFSNQCLSMLVLWTSAVFLAQRAKLHWIASIPATFMTAVVATFICQAKIGFGLDMNISIMIGAAAAIAAFGAFFVKYVRPNAATQTN
- a CDS encoding DUF4160 domain-containing protein; this encodes MSPTIHRINKIKISLNENDHNPPHVHVVSPDFIVLINIRTCEVFKGQARPAQINEALTWVKENQEWLLQEWEKRGK
- a CDS encoding flavodoxin family protein, with amino-acid sequence MKVLCLQGSARKKGHTAKMIEWVEAELKAMGHEAESVYLNDKELKGCMACMKCKEKPEEIGCVLKDDIPAILEQMVQADAVVFASPLYFWGVSAQLKAVIDRTYSLYVDYHMPTHDSLIKGQRHGILITGGGPMENNAEETFTGLSRMQKPHMTKHTATLFLGGCKNPEALGDEAKQKAVEFARDLVK
- a CDS encoding F0F1 ATP synthase subunit C → METLGWIAFGSIIAAGLCMGIGAIGPAIGEGMALSRALSSIAQQPDETNTIVKFLFVGMAMVESTAIYCFVLAMILLFANPFWSYFIEKAGG
- a CDS encoding AtpZ/AtpI family protein — its product is MSEHRADEHKSDDFGQTVGSKEQRKIRAEQKGTVGAWSAFGAMGAVGWLVAVPIVLGSLLGVWMDHNWPAKINWTMTMLGAGLAVGCLFAGIWMNREKNKIIREREEWEQQDLKSKDLETKEPELKDKNDDHQ
- a CDS encoding ATP synthase subunit I, whose protein sequence is MIISNYIITIAAFGIGLLLSAVHFGGLWLTVRILPRCERPRLFFWSSYLGRYGITLWGFAQVMSYGPLPFVSAFLGFYLLRTYALANHCGMGVLEFVKVKRSEWK
- a CDS encoding F0F1 ATP synthase subunit gamma, yielding MQQLETVRKKIATSGDLLSVVKTMKALAAVNIRHFENAAKGVGEYGEVIEQGWTVFFRNAGILPHGPRDGIAVVLAIGSDQGMCGQFNELARAQTVAVVEELREEGQNVICWTCGERVRGALEDSGIEVDLNFRVPGSLRGVDSIVDDIEQHLEEWRNKRGMNHFSIVNNLHVSDGDKVAARHILPLHKRSGSTKWNGKSLPMTNVPVQDLFSSLFREYLYISVYGGIVQSLAAENSSRLAAMQVAEKNIIEHVEVLESEYRTTRQGSITGELLDIVXGVEAVAGVEAVVGGE
- a CDS encoding Fic family protein → MRPDKKKALFVARKIFTELVFDTQKLEGMPFTFPEVQTFIQGITVGGHKISDAEKLRQQVLGWEALLGLAESGKFELSKNIACELQAVIAKDEALEIGRFRSGKVGIAGTDYCPPKPEELDGVFQKVMETVAAEESIPVQGYLLHLLFARSQFFYDGNKRTGLLMMNGHLLSNGYPPMSIPAKFLAEYNTGMIEFYESGDPADMLVFIKRCHEKLAAKFEF
- a CDS encoding AAA family ATPase; the encoded protein is MITKIQLINWKSFADATLYIDPLTVLIGANSSGKSNVLDALEFIRRIASGVGVDAALAGVRGLPPIRGGRTRAAFFGKMQFTIRVSFLIDDSDYEYSVSVDIESGSRIISEYLVCKTDNVNIFNLASNDDFGRTYDTYGVEGIIGGHVLPAIYALAPIDNTFGKYLDHVKVIKKELVELFPFKPVPEVMREATELSEYLSYNGFNVAGFLANRADKTEVEKNILRFLTELPEGEIRRVWAQTVGLTKSKADLYCTELWGKNDSETLVDANSMSDGTLRFIAILVAVLTMEPGSLIAIEELDNGLHPSRAELLLRGLKELGAERGVDVLAVTHNPALLNALGPEGIPFVSVVHRDASGNSQITLLEDIEKLPKLMASGPLGDLVTQGRIQKALHDGED
- a CDS encoding helix-turn-helix transcriptional regulator translates to MPDRIFRVIAIEKGEVPYTLFVTWEDNVQALVDVHEYIDRYQTYACLRDSGWNEYDPQVGEYGGTVDWIADEVDMTSDTLRMLWMFQTEQAMHPKDFAAWMEGHGFSLDSAAKALGISRRMVAYYKSGERTIPRYILLACRGYDVRPVAA
- a CDS encoding F0F1 ATP synthase subunit alpha; its protein translation is MSFLEKNINQALNAHEKGRENMDYSPDSREVGRVISVARGVAQVQGLGSVRSEELITLGNDVPGMALDLLPDSIGVALLGANTGLKAGDEAVPSGTVLSVPVGDSLIGRVVDPLGNPLDGGPQPETLETRAVESEAPPILMRAPVDTPMASGIKVIDTLIPIGRGQRELILGDRQTGKTAVALDIILNQKKGDVVCVYCAIGQRSTSVARVIDTLRNHGAMDYSFVVVVEGDAPSGMQYIAPYAATSMAEYFMEQGKDVLIVYDDLTRHAQAYRQLSLLMRRPPGREAFPGDIFYIHSRLLERSTRLKPEHGGGTLTALPIVETEAQNISAYIPTNLISITDGQIYLSPVLFQKGMLPAIDVGKSVSRVGGRAQPKAYRKVSGDLRLTYSQFQELEAFARFGTRLDQDTRNRIEHGMRVRELLKQDRFSPLSAAEQVVILWTVSLGLLDDVPLESIGEVQQYLLARMQESFEAMDRLAQAEPKDEIWAELEKAVTQHMQKWREANAAA
- a CDS encoding ATPase — protein: MLLDWFTIIAQIVNFFVLIALLRMFLYRPIVTAMQERKERVAQETRALREARDKAEIINVELRRKREELENRESEVMAEIHAEAERWRNQAMESARGEIETMRREWLAALEREKESVALNLRKKLTHEVSATAARIVQDLSGSDLEQLILSGFMQRIDAEARDVDCGNSEILIRTGFEHTDLQEQKLKQLLEELFPVQNERIFSNDPRLGLGIELIAGDRKWEWNLSSYVTELESKILTEINS
- a CDS encoding F0F1 ATP synthase subunit A, whose translation is MEISPDHIVYFSFGFFKLNATIVYTWLVMVLLAGFSWLVTRRVTSSAQISDQQNLLEVLVGGLLVQIKDATNQQPEKFLPLLGSLFIFILVSNLLSVVPGFKPPTGSLSTTTAFSLIVFFAVPYYGIKQNGLLNYLKSYVQPSPFMLPFNIIGEVSRTFALAVRLFGNILSGTMMGAILLVIMPLFVPVIMQMLGLLIGVVQAYIFTVLAAVFIAAGLEVHG